The stretch of DNA CTTCGAGCCGATTGCCGATACGGTTTCAGGGAAGGAACGCGAGAAGGCGATCGTCGATTTGCTGCTGACCGCCTTGCAATTCTAAGCCTCGCAAAGATCGGGCGCATGCCGGTGTACCGCACGGTGCGCGAATGGTCATCTTTGCTGGAAATGGAGCGGGCGAAGAGATTCGAACTCTCGACCCCAACCTTGGCAAGGTTGTGCTCTACCCCTGAGCTACGCCCGCTCACTGACGCTCCACGGATCGGCTTGATCCGTCGGGGAGGCGCGCAACTAGCAGCGCACCTTGAGTCCCGCAAGCCAAAAAAATGCATCTTATCTACCGGCCTTGCGATGGGCACGTACCTCCTTCACATTCGCGACAAAAGGCCCACATGGGGCCCACGAAATATCCGCGATGAAAGGTGAATTGCAGTGGCCACTATGGGTTTGAGCATCGACGAGCAAAAGGCCGTCGACCGGTTCCGCAAGGAGATCGTCGAACCGTCGATGACCAAGCTCGTAATCCTCGATTTTTTTGCCGAGTGGTGCGGACCCTGCAAGGCGCTCGCCCCCGTGCTGGAGAAAGTCGCTGCCGACTATGCCGACAAGGGCGTCGAACTGCGCAAGGTCGATGTCGACAAGGAACAGTTCATCGCCGCGCAGTTCCAGGTCCAGTCGATCCCCACCGTCTATGCCATGTTCCAGGGCCAGCCGGTCGCCAACCTGACCAATGCACGCAGCGAAACGCAGCTCAAGCAGGTGCTCGACCAGCTCATCAGCCAGTTGCCGATCCAGCTCGAAGATGGTGCCACCCCGGAGCAGGATGTCAGCCAGTTCGTCGCCATGGGCGAACAGGTGCTGAGTGAAGGCGATGCCGAACGCGCTGCGGGCATCTTCGCGCAGGTGGTCGAGATGGCACCCGATCATGCCGCGGCGCACGCGGGCCTGATCCGTGCATTGGCACAGGCCGGCCATGCTGATCAGGCGCAGGCTGCGCTCGCGGCGGCCGAAGCCAATCCCGCCATGTCAGGCGATCCGGCGCTGGCGCAGGCAAAGAGCACGCTCGAGCTGGCCGCGAACAAGGTCGATGACAGCGAATTAACCGCCCTGCGCGAGAAAGCCGCCGGGGGCACGATGGATGCGCGGTTCGGCTATGCCGAGGCAGCCTTCGCCGCGGGTCAGCGCGATGCGGCAGCGGACGAGCTGCTCGCCATGATCGAGGCCGACCGCGAATGGAACGACGGTGCCGCCAAGGCCAAGCTGCTGCAGATCTTCGAAGCGGTCGGGCTGGAAGACCCATGGGTCGTCGCCACCAGGCGCCGCCTGTCCAAGCTGCTGTTTGGATAAGGCGCGCGTGAGCATCCGCCTCTCGATCTTTCCCCTGCCCGGTGCGATCCTGTTCCCGGGATTGCAGCTGCCACTACACGTCTTTGAGCCGCGCTATCGCGAGCTCGTCGGCAGCGCGCTGGCCAAGAACCGGCTGATCGGGATGATCCAGCCGCAGCAGTCGCGTGAGGGCGCCCCGCTCTACGAGATCGGCTGCGTCGGGCGGATCGGCGATGTCGAAGCGATGGAAGACGGGCGCTACAACATCGTGCTCGATGGCGAGGCGCGCTTTCGCGTGATCCGCGAACTGGACGTGACCACCCCCTTCCGCCAGGTCGAGGCCGAGCTGATCGACGATCCCGAAGACGAGGTCCTCTCAAGCGCAGAACGCGGCAATTTCGAGTTCGAAGCGCGTCGCTTCGCCCAAATCCAGGGCTATTCGGTCGATTGGGATTCGGTCGAGAGGCTCGACGACGAAACGCTGATCAATGGCGTGGCTCAGATCGCCCCGTTCGATACCGCATCGAAACAGGCCCTGCTCGAAGCACCCGACCTATCGGCACGCTGCGAATTGATGATCCAGCTGATGCAGTTCTTCGCCCTGCGCGACGACGGCGACGAGATCGTGACGCTTCAGTAAAACGCGGAGGCGGGCGCGAAATCCTATAGCCCGAACGAGTTCTTCAGCCCGTCGATCACATATTGTGCGGCCAGCGCGGCGAGGAGTACGCCGAGCAGGCGGGTGATGACCGCTTCGACCCGGTCGCCGAACAGTTTCATCAGCGGGCCCGCGGCGATCAGCGCGACCATGGTCAGCAGCAGTACCGCTGCGAGCGCGGCGAGCACCACCAGCGTGCCCTCAAGGCCCTTGGCCGTGCTGGTCAATAGCATGACCGAGGCGATAGCGCCGGGCCCGGCGAGCATCGGCATGGCCATGGGGAAGACCGAAACATCCTCCACCTCGGGCGTTGCGGCGACTTTTTCTGCACGCTCTTCGCGGCGCTGGGTGCGCTTCTCGAAGACCATTTCGAAGGCGATCCAGAATAGCATCAGTCCGCCCGCAATGCGGAAGCTGTCGAGTTCGATATGCAGGGCCCCCAGCAGATCTTCGCCGAACAGCGCGAAGACGACCAGGATCGCCGCAGCGATCGCGGTCGCGCGGATCGCCATATTGCGGCGCTGGGCCTGCGTCGCGCCCTTGGTCAGCCCGGCATAGATCGGCGCGCAGCCCGGTGGGTCGATCACCACGAAGAGGGTGATGAAGGCGGAGATGAAGAGCTGGGTCATGACGGGTTGGCGTCGATGCTTTCTCGTAGGACGAACTGCCAAGCAGAACCGTCCCACATCCTTGCAACGACGCGACGGGATCGGTCGGGCTCAACTGTGACGTACCAATCCAAGGTGCCATCGTCGGAGCCTCCCTTATGGATGGAGGCACCCGGAGGACTAACAATAACTGCTGGGAATTGCTTGCCGTCACAACTGGCTATCTTTGTGCGGATAAAATCGGGTTCTACCAGCGGCTCCGCCACCATATCGCCCTGATCCATCACCCATTTGTATTCGCCATTCTTCTGACGCTGCCAAACGGTGGTGAAATAGCCGGACGTGCCGTTGGAACGCTGCCAGGCGCCGCGCGTCACCGCCAGACTGCCGTCGCAGCTCGACCAGACTTCGTGCGGTTGCCACTTCACCGCTTCGGCCGGGTCAGACTGCTTCTTGAGCCACTCTTGCGCATTCACCGGCTCGGGCACGAACATCACCGCGTCGCCGGTCGCATAGTCGCGGAACGCGGTCCATTGGCCCTTTTCCTGCGCCATGCGGGCAAAGGCGAGTTCGGTGGCGACAACCTTGCTTGGCGTCGCGGTGGGCGTCAGCAGCCGGGCATAGCGATCGTAGCGGCTGGACCCACTCGCGCAGCCTGCCAGGGCAAGAGCCAGCAGGACCGCCGCGAACCTCACAGCGCGCCCTCGGACGGCTCGAGCCCTTCGTTGCGATAGGCCGCGACGATGGTGTTGCGCAGCAGCACGGCAATCGTGGTTGCGCCAACGCCGCCCGGTACCGGGGTGATCGCGCGGACATGGCCCAATGCCTCGTCATAGGCGACATCGCCAACGATGCGGCCCTTCTCTTCCCCCGGCTCGGGATCGAGACGGTTGATCCCGCCATCGAGCACAACCGCACCGGGCTTGAGCCAGTCTCCCTTGATCAGGAACGGTACGCCGACCGCCGCGACCACGATATCCGCGCGCCGCACCACGTCGGGCAGGTTGCGCGTGCGGCTATGCGCCATGGTGACGGTGCAATTTTCCGCCAGCAGCAGCTGCGCCATCGGCTTGCCGAACAGGATCGAGCGACCAATAACGACCGCGTCCATCCCGCTCAAATCGCCCAGCATGTCTTTCAGGATCATGGTGCAGCCGAGCGGGGTGCAGGACACCAGCGCATCCATTCCCAGCACCAGCCGTCCGGCATTTGCCGGAGTGATGCCGTCGACATCTTTGTCGGGATCGATCTCCGCAATCACGGCCTTTTCGTCGAGATGCTTGGGCAAGGGCAGCTGGACGAGGATGCCGTCTACCGTGCGATCGGCATTGAGCTTGCGCACCAGCGCGACGAGTTCATCCTGCGGCGTGTCTGCCGGCAGGCGATACTCGAAACTTTCCATGCCCGCCGCGACGGTCGCCTTGCCCTTGCTGCGGACATAGACCTGGCTGGCGGGATCTTCGCCCACCAGCACCACGGCAAGCCCCGCCTTGCGCCCAGTCGATGCCGCAAACTTCGCCGCATGCTCGCCAACGCGTGCACGCAGTTTGGCGGCGAAGGCCTTCCCGTCGATAACCTCAGCCGTCATCTCAATAGGGCCCCAGGCCCACGAGGATACGGATGAAGATCCAGATGCCAAGCAACAGCACCATGGGCGAGAAATCGACCGCACCCGTATCGGGCATGATCCGCCGGATCGGATTGAGCAGCGGGGCCAGCAGCCGGTTGATCGCGTCGTAAACGCTGTAGAGGAACGGCTGGCGGGGATCGACGATGTTGAAGGCAAACAGCAGGCCGATGATGATCCAGACGATGACGATCATGTTGAGCGTCTGCGACAGCATGATCAGGATATCGATGATGGTATTCATGAAGTCTGCGTTCCCGTTGGTTTAACCTCACCCAGTGCCCTACAAGAGCAATACGCCCTTCGCCAGCCCTATCCGGTGCTGACCAGCGTACCCGCGCCACGCGCGGTGAAGAATTCGAGCAGCATGGCGTGCGGCACGCGCCCATCGAGCACCACCGCTGCCTCGCACCCTGCCTCGACCGCCTTCACGCAGGTTTCGAGCTTGGGGATCATGCCTCCGGTGATCGTGCCGTCTTCGCGCAGGCGGGCGATATCGGTGGGCGTAAGATCGGTCAGCAAATTGCCCTGCTTGTCGAGCACGCCGGAGACATCGGTCAGCAGCAGCAGGCGCGCGGCGCCAAGCGCAGCCGCAAGTGCGCCCGCCATGGTATCGGCGTTGATGTTGTAGGTGTGCCCATCCTCGCCCACCCCGATCGGCGCGACCACCGGGATCATCCCGGCGGCGGTCGCGGTCTCAAGCACGGTGGTGTCGACCTTGGACGGTTCGCCGACAAAACCGAGATCGAGCACTTTCTCGATATTGCTGTCGGGGTCCTTATGGGTGCGCGACAGCTTGGTCGCGGTGACGAGGCCGCCATCCTTGCCCGAAATACCGATCGCCTTGCCTCCCGCGCGGGCGATCGAGCCGACGATCGCCTTGTTGATCGCACCCGAGAGGACCATTTCGGCCACATCCGCAGTCTGCTTGTCGGTGACCCGCAGCCCATCGACGAAGGTGGTTTCGACCCCTAGCTTCTCCAGCATCGCACCGATCTGCGGCCCGCCGCCATGGACCACCACCGGGTTGATCCCGACCGCCTTGAGCAGCACCACGTCCTCGGCGAACTCGCGCGCGGCGCGATCGTCGCCCATGGCATTGCCGCCGTATTTCACCACGAAACTCTTGCCGGCATAGCGCTGGAAATAGGGCAGCGCCTCGATCAGCGTTTCCGCCTTCGCGTGGATGTCGGGGCCGATAGTGCGCTCCTGGACCATAACTCGCTGTAGTCTCCGCTGCCGGTCTGGGTCGAGCGCTTAGCCGTGCGGCTGGCGCGCGTCCACGGGGAATGGCGTGATGGTTAGCTTCCAGCGGCCGGCACGTGGCTACCCACCCAGCGCATCGATCTCTTCGGCGAGGCTGGCGAAATCCTTGTGCCCGGTCACCGGCGCAACGCGTTCGGCCCACACCGCATCGATCTGCGCGCCGACCGCCGGCGGGACCAGCTTCGCGTCGCTTCCCTTCGCCTGCACCTTGGTCGAATCGCTGTCTGCCGGGATACCGACCTTCGCCTCGAGCGCCCCCGCCATCATCGCGTCGTCGAACTTGTCCTTGTGCCGGTACATGTATTCGCGGCTGGTCATGTCCATCACCAGTGCCAGCGAGCTGTTGTCGAGCGGGATGTCGCAGAATGCCGACAGGCGTCGGATCATCGCCGCCCGGTTCGACACCGCCCAACGATAGGTGGCCAGCAACGTATCGGGTTCGTGTCGCCGTGCGTACCAGCTGAGCAGATGGGTGTAATAGTCGCAGCCGCCGGGGCCGCCCGCCATCCATAGCGGGAAAAATTCCTCGATCCCGATGCTGCCCGGTTCGAACATCCAGCCTTCCATGAAGCGGAAGAACGAAACATAGGTCTCGCGCGGATCGCGCAGCGTTACGACATAGCGGCACCCGGCCGGCAGGCGCTCGTATTCGCGATGCGACTTGAACCCGCGCGGCTCGGCCTTCTGCGGCTGGTTCATGTCGCTGTCGGTGATCACCGCGCTGTCTTCCCACGGGGTCATCCGGCTGATGTCGTCGAAGGCCATGTCGCCCGTGCCGGTCGCTGCCGCCATGCGCAGCTGGTGGAACATCTGCTGGATGTAGGTCGTCCCGCTCTTGGCCCAGGTGGTGATGAAGACATCGGTCGGGCGCGGCTCGATCGGCCGGAAGTTCTCGGTCGGGAATCCCGCCAAGGCACCGAAATTGATGACCATTTCCTCGACGCTGCGTGCGCGCCGGCCAAGCCCTGCGGCCATTCGACACCCTTCCCTTCGATTCCGCGCGACCCGGCACGGCTATGCACCGAGGCAACCATGAGGCCAAGCCCCATTGCCCGGTGCTGGCGGGGAGTGCATGCTCACGGCAAGGGACAGGAGCCAAGGAGAGGGAATCATGCAGCAGCTTGAAGGGAAAGTTGCCTTCGTTACCGGCGCGGGATCGGGGATCGGCCTGGGGATCGCGCAAGCGCTCGCCGCAGCCGGGGTCAAGGTCATGTTGTGCGACATCGAACAAGCCGCGCTCGACACGGCGGTCGCGGGGCTCTCCGCAACCAATGCCGATGTCGCGGGCGTACGCGCCGACGTCAGCCTGAAGGACGAGCTGCGCAAGGCGGCGGACGAAACCATCGCGCGCTTCGGCAAGGTCCACATCCTCGTCAACAACGCCGGGGTCGGCGGGGGCGGCGACTATGGCGAATGGACCGACGCCAGCTGGGACTGGACCATCGGGGTCAATCTGATGAGTGTGGTCTGGGGGATCGAGATCTTCGGCCCGCTGATCGAGAAGCATGGCGAAGGCGGGCAGATCGTCTCGACCGCCAGCATCGCGGGGCTGGTCGCGGCTGTGAACCCTTCTTACAACGTCACCAAATACGGCGTCGTCGCCTTGAGCGAAGGGCTGCGCCCGACACTGGCGGAACGTGGCATCGGCGTTTCGGTACTGTGCCCTGGCTTTATTCGCACGCAGATAATGGATTCGCGCCGCAACCTTCCGCCGCGCTTCGGCGACATCGAGGAGATGAACGAAGGCGCCAACGAGATCGTCGCCGCCGCGCGCGAGGCGATCGAGCACGGCATCGACCCGCGTTACGTCGGCGAACTGGTGCGCGAGGGGATCGAGGGCGACTGGCCCTACATCGTCACCGATACCGAGTTCGAGCCGATCATCGCCGAGCGCTTCGCGAACATCACTGCCGCCTTCGACCGCATCCGCGACCGCGTACCCCAGCGTTGAGGGGCGTGTAGGACGAAAATAGGGTTCCCCCGGCGACAACCCGCCAGGATGGAACACATGGAACACGGTCCTGCAGAAACAATCGCCCCTGCCCACAAAGCGCCTGCGCGCTTTTGCGGGCAGGCGGGAAACGGGCGCTGACATGGGGCGCGGTTGGAGCATGTCGGGAGCGATTAGGAAACTGTCCCTGACGGCTAACCTCTTGCCCTTCCTGCAATTTCGGACTAACGGCGCTATCCCGCTCGCGGATGGGCTGCGAGGGGCGCTGCAAGATCAAGGGAGGCAGCCGATGTTTGCATTGCTGATACCTCCGCCCGCGCTCGAATGCGCGGAGACGCGCGCCACCGCCTGAGCCGTCTCGCATCCGCGAGGAACGGCCCAGCCCGTTCCTCCCGCGAGGGAATTTTCCATGTACCTGCGTTTTACCGTGCCCGGCACGGTCACGCGCGCGCACGTCGCGCCGGGGCCGTTCCTGTTGGCCAGCAATCTCTATTGGGATGGCGACCCCGATAACGACCCGGTCCTGATCGCACTGCGGCGCGAGCTTGACTGGTTCAACGACCGCCTGCCCGTGCCCAAACGGTTTTCCGTTCGCGCCAAGGGCCGGTGGTGGAAGGACGGGGTCTGCTGGTTCCGTGACGACGCACGAGAGATGCTTGCCCATATGCAGGCGCTCGTGAGCCTGATCGAGGACTGCGGCATTCCCGTCACGCGCAGCTGGACCCGCGATCCGGGCCAGTTGCTCTATCGCGACCGCTGGCAGGTGGTCGCCATGCCGGAGCGCTATCTGCTCCATTGACGACAACTCCGGGGCGCGCCGCGTTCCGGGCAATTGAAGGAGGCATCCATGCATATCGACTACGACACCATGCCGAGCTTTCGAGCGGACCAGCAAGCGGCGTAAAGGCTTCCCAAGCGAAACCCGCGTCAAACGCGGCCTCAGGACCCTGAAGGGTGGAGAGATCGAACTGCTCGAGAAACTCGGACGGAACGATCCCTGCCCCTGCGGCTCGGGGAAGAGGTTTCAAGCGCTGCTGTCTCATAGACGGGCGGTTCGAAGGGGTCGAACGGCGCGACTACTGGCGATGACAGTGCGGGAGCGAGGGGATGCATGCCCCCTCGCTCCCCGATACCTAGCGATTGTCGAGCTGGGCTCGCACGGCGAGCAGACCGGCGCGGGTGACCCGGTAGGGGCTACCGCCGCGGCTGGCGATGAAGCCGCGCTTCTTAAGCCGGGCGAAGGTCGCCAACCGGCAATCGACCAGCATATGGCCATCGCGATTGTAGCATTCGACCGTGCTGATCGGTGGCCGCGCCTTGTTGCCGCTCGCCTCGCCATCACGCCTGACAAGGATGTGCCCGCCCTGCGCGAGCGCGTGCAGCGTGCGCTGCTCCGCCTTGGAAATACTCATGGGATTGCATTCCGCTATACCGTGCGCGCGCGGGCCTGGCACGGCTGCGCGCGGGAACGGCGGCCCGTTGGACCGCCGGCGATAGCCATGCGTTCACCGGCCCAAGGTCGGGCCGGGCATGGCGATCAGCGGAAGGCAAGCTCTGACATAATTCTCCTGGCGGCGGAGATTAGCGGAGTGGCGGCCGCGCGGTCAATCGCGCGCGCGCATCACACCGCCGCGCGGGCCTGGGTGACGAGCGCGGTGATCTCGTCGAGCAGGGCAAGGCGCTGTTTCTTGAGCGTCTCGGTCCGTTCGTCGCTGGCCGCCTCGGTCTCGGCCTCGATCCGGTGCACCTCGCGGTTGACCTCGTGATATTCGTCCGCAAGCTGCGCGAAATGCGGGTCCTGCGTCTTGAGACGGGTCAACACCTCACGGTCGCGAGCGAAGATCTTGGTCAGTTCATTGGGGGTGTGCTGCGACATGTGGGGTCCTTTCTGCGGTATCCGGGAATCCGATTAGCACACCTGCGCATCCCGTCGTTGCGCTGGATCAATTGCGGCGGAGGCTGCTAGCAAGCCCGCTTGCCCGCTCTGCGCGACGCCTATGCCGAGGACCTCGACGAGAATGGGTGCTCAAGAAGTCTGGCGCCTGAACCGCTCCGAATAAAGAGGCAGGGGGAGCGAGAGGCATGGCTTCCCGCTCCCTTTCCGTATCCGCGTGGCCTGTGCAGGGCCGGTTATTCGGCCTCAGTCCCAGCCTCGCCTTCTCCGGCGGGCACATTGGTCATCTCGGTCTCGGGCAGTTCGACTGGGACCGCATCGGGATCGGGTTCGGTCACGATCAACTCGCCCCCGCCTTCGTCGGTAGCGCCGACTTCGTATTCGCGCTCGTCAGCCTGGTTGCAGGCAGCCAGGGCCAGCGATGCGGCGAGTGACAGGGCGAGACCCGATGCAAGTTTGGGTGGATGATTCATATCACGTACTCCTTGGTACTCCTGGTCTGGCGCGCCACATCTGCGGCAGGCTCAGGCGCCCTCTTTCTCCTGCGCAGCGAACATCCGTCGCAGCACGGCGGCCCGCGCGCGTTCCTCGGTGAAGGCCTTCTCAGGATGCGCTGCAAACTTGGCGAGCAGACACTGCAGCTCCCTTTCGCGATCGGCCATGGTGGTCATGGGCATGGTCTCTCTCCTCTTGCGAGAGGAGACTATAGCACATTCGGCGCGGAGGGCTTTGCGGCAAATCAAGGCTGGTGAGGAGTTCCCCTACGCTCGTCTCGCCTTCGCTTGTTCGCTGCAATTTGCCCAGGTGTAGTGTAGATTATCCTCAAAACCTGTTCGGCAAAATCGGCCAGATCTTCAGCTTCCTCCATTCCGATACCAACAAGATCATGAGCAGCGTCGTTGCCATCTTGGTGAATGCAGCTCGAAAGATCTTCCAATGATCGATCCAGCACTCCATGCTCAAAGAGCCAATCCAGTCTCAAACGCAAATCTTTGTAAGTTTTCCAATTTGCTGGTTTGACCGAGACGTCAGCTTCAGGAGTAGGTGTCTTTTCCCTCGTCGCCGCGTCCAGCACTTTTCGAAACATGGCGCCGCTAGCATCGAAAGCGCCTATCGCAAGACAGTTCGCCCCTTCTTGGAATATTCGTGCTACGGCAGGTTCTACATGCTCAGGAACCCTCCGACTATTTGGTATTTCAAATACCCAGTGCTTGAGTGAGAAAATCACATTTACGTAGATACCGCTATTGCTTGTTGGGGGCGATACCTGCTGATTTTTCGCGCGAAGTAACGCATTTGATGGCTTGGCGCAGCTTCGACAGCGCATATAGCACTCGTACTCAACGCGATAATCATATTCGCGGGAATAAGATTCTGCCAAAATATCAAAAGTCGTTTTATTGTGACCACACCTCGGGCAGTCAGCAATAAACATCGCTTTCTCAGGCTTGCCGGCCACACCAATTACTCCGCCGCTTGCACTCCAGCGTCATCCCCGAACAGCCCCGGGCCTTCGTCCACGGTCTCTTCCTCGTTCGCGGCCTTGGCCTTCTGGCGCTTGTCGAAGCTGGCCCAGACGGTGTTCCAGTCACCCTTGGTCGCGGCCTTCGAATATTCGGTGGCGCGGGTTTCGAAAAAGTTGGCGTGCTCCACGCCGTTGAGCAGCGGGGCGAGCCAGGGGAGCGGGTGGTCGTCGACCATGTAGATCGGCTGCAGGCCCAGCTGGCCCAGCCGCCAGTCGGCGATGTAGCGGATGTACTTCTTGATATCCTTGGCGGTCATGCCGCTGACCGGGCCCATTTCGAAGGCGAGGTCGATGAAGTTGTCTTCCAGCCGCACGGTCTTCTGGCAGATGTCGATGATGTCTTCCTTCACCGCCTTGGTGAAGCAATCACGCTCGCGCACGAATTCGTGGAACAGGCGCACGATGCCTTCGCAGTGGAGGCTTTCGTCGCGCACCGACCAGCTGACGATCTGGCCCATGCCCTTCATCTTGTTGAAGCGCGGGAAGTTCATCAGCATGGCGAAGCTGGCGAACAGCTGCATGCCTTCGGTGAAGCCGCCGAACACCGCCAGTGTGCGGGCGATATCCTCGTCGGTGTCGACGCCGAACTGCTGCAGGAAGTCGTGCTTGTCCTTCATCTCCTCATACTCGAGGAAGGCGGAATATTCCGCTTCGGGCATGCCGATCGTGTCGAGCAGGTGCGAATAGGCGGCAATGTGGACCGTCTCCATGTTGGAGAAGGCGGTCAGCATCATCTTGATTTCGGTCGGCTTGAACACGCGGCCGTAGTGTTCGTGGTAGCAGTTCTGCACCTCGACGTCGGCCTGGGTGAAGAAACGGAAGATCTGCGTAAGCAGGTTGCGTTCATGCTCGCTGATCTTCTGCGCCCAGTCGCGGCAATCCTCGCCCAGCGGCACTTCCTCGGGCAGCCAGTGGACCTGCTGCTGGCGCTTCCAGAACTCGAAAGCCCAGGGATATTCGAAGGGCTTGTAGGTCTTGCGGGCTTCCAGCAACGACATCTTGTATCTCCACGTGTTCGGACCGAACGACTCATATAGGGAATCATGGTCCGGATTCGAAGGCAAGGCCCAACGATTCGACGGGGATAAGATAGCCCATAAGAGCGTCGCAATTGCGACGAAACGGGGAACGCGGCCCAGCCCGGTCCGTTATCCGAATGACGCGACGGAAGGGATCCTCCCTCACCCTTCTTGCGCGCGGGTTCCCGGGGAACAGCGGCCAGGGCCGGTTTCCCCTCTTTGCGGGCCTGGTCCGCGAACCCCGGCGCCCTGCCCCTCGCAAGGGGGGTGGGGCGTCAAACTTGCCTGCCCTACCGCTGCGTTACGTAAGAGCGGGTTTGCGTTGCGTCAGACCAGAAATACCAGCGCGAGCACCAACGCACCGACGAGGCAGACCGCGAAAGCGAAGCCGAGCTTGGCTTCAAGCGGGACGGTAACGCTCGGCAATTCGCTCGGCTCTTTGTCAGCTTCAGGGGGCGGGTCGTTGAGATGCCGCCAAAGCGAGTAGAAGACATTGACCGCTACGAACGAAGCGGCG from Erythrobacter mangrovi encodes:
- a CDS encoding tetratricopeptide repeat protein; protein product: MGLSIDEQKAVDRFRKEIVEPSMTKLVILDFFAEWCGPCKALAPVLEKVAADYADKGVELRKVDVDKEQFIAAQFQVQSIPTVYAMFQGQPVANLTNARSETQLKQVLDQLISQLPIQLEDGATPEQDVSQFVAMGEQVLSEGDAERAAGIFAQVVEMAPDHAAAHAGLIRALAQAGHADQAQAALAAAEANPAMSGDPALAQAKSTLELAANKVDDSELTALREKAAGGTMDARFGYAEAAFAAGQRDAAADELLAMIEADREWNDGAAKAKLLQIFEAVGLEDPWVVATRRRLSKLLFG
- a CDS encoding LON peptidase substrate-binding domain-containing protein codes for the protein MRLSIFPLPGAILFPGLQLPLHVFEPRYRELVGSALAKNRLIGMIQPQQSREGAPLYEIGCVGRIGDVEAMEDGRYNIVLDGEARFRVIRELDVTTPFRQVEAELIDDPEDEVLSSAERGNFEFEARRFAQIQGYSVDWDSVERLDDETLINGVAQIAPFDTASKQALLEAPDLSARCELMIQLMQFFALRDDGDEIVTLQ
- a CDS encoding MarC family protein; this translates as MTQLFISAFITLFVVIDPPGCAPIYAGLTKGATQAQRRNMAIRATAIAAAILVVFALFGEDLLGALHIELDSFRIAGGLMLFWIAFEMVFEKRTQRREERAEKVAATPEVEDVSVFPMAMPMLAGPGAIASVMLLTSTAKGLEGTLVVLAALAAVLLLTMVALIAAGPLMKLFGDRVEAVITRLLGVLLAALAAQYVIDGLKNSFGL
- a CDS encoding Cif family virulence factor, producing the protein MRFAAVLLALALAGCASGSSRYDRYARLLTPTATPSKVVATELAFARMAQEKGQWTAFRDYATGDAVMFVPEPVNAQEWLKKQSDPAEAVKWQPHEVWSSCDGSLAVTRGAWQRSNGTSGYFTTVWQRQKNGEYKWVMDQGDMVAEPLVEPDFIRTKIASCDGKQFPAVIVSPPGASIHKGGSDDGTLDWYVTVEPDRSRRVVARMWDGSAWQFVLRESIDANPS
- the folD gene encoding bifunctional methylenetetrahydrofolate dehydrogenase/methenyltetrahydrofolate cyclohydrolase FolD; this encodes MTAEVIDGKAFAAKLRARVGEHAAKFAASTGRKAGLAVVLVGEDPASQVYVRSKGKATVAAGMESFEYRLPADTPQDELVALVRKLNADRTVDGILVQLPLPKHLDEKAVIAEIDPDKDVDGITPANAGRLVLGMDALVSCTPLGCTMILKDMLGDLSGMDAVVIGRSILFGKPMAQLLLAENCTVTMAHSRTRNLPDVVRRADIVVAAVGVPFLIKGDWLKPGAVVLDGGINRLDPEPGEEKGRIVGDVAYDEALGHVRAITPVPGGVGATTIAVLLRNTIVAAYRNEGLEPSEGAL
- a CDS encoding YggT family protein — translated: MNTIIDILIMLSQTLNMIVIVWIIIGLLFAFNIVDPRQPFLYSVYDAINRLLAPLLNPIRRIMPDTGAVDFSPMVLLLGIWIFIRILVGLGPY
- the argB gene encoding acetylglutamate kinase gives rise to the protein MVQERTIGPDIHAKAETLIEALPYFQRYAGKSFVVKYGGNAMGDDRAAREFAEDVVLLKAVGINPVVVHGGGPQIGAMLEKLGVETTFVDGLRVTDKQTADVAEMVLSGAINKAIVGSIARAGGKAIGISGKDGGLVTATKLSRTHKDPDSNIEKVLDLGFVGEPSKVDTTVLETATAAGMIPVVAPIGVGEDGHTYNINADTMAGALAAALGAARLLLLTDVSGVLDKQGNLLTDLTPTDIARLREDGTITGGMIPKLETCVKAVEAGCEAAVVLDGRVPHAMLLEFFTARGAGTLVSTG
- a CDS encoding sulfotransferase domain-containing protein, which gives rise to MAAGLGRRARSVEEMVINFGALAGFPTENFRPIEPRPTDVFITTWAKSGTTYIQQMFHQLRMAAATGTGDMAFDDISRMTPWEDSAVITDSDMNQPQKAEPRGFKSHREYERLPAGCRYVVTLRDPRETYVSFFRFMEGWMFEPGSIGIEEFFPLWMAGGPGGCDYYTHLLSWYARRHEPDTLLATYRWAVSNRAAMIRRLSAFCDIPLDNSSLALVMDMTSREYMYRHKDKFDDAMMAGALEAKVGIPADSDSTKVQAKGSDAKLVPPAVGAQIDAVWAERVAPVTGHKDFASLAEEIDALGG
- a CDS encoding SDR family NAD(P)-dependent oxidoreductase; translated protein: MQQLEGKVAFVTGAGSGIGLGIAQALAAAGVKVMLCDIEQAALDTAVAGLSATNADVAGVRADVSLKDELRKAADETIARFGKVHILVNNAGVGGGGDYGEWTDASWDWTIGVNLMSVVWGIEIFGPLIEKHGEGGQIVSTASIAGLVAAVNPSYNVTKYGVVALSEGLRPTLAERGIGVSVLCPGFIRTQIMDSRRNLPPRFGDIEEMNEGANEIVAAAREAIEHGIDPRYVGELVREGIEGDWPYIVTDTEFEPIIAERFANITAAFDRIRDRVPQR
- a CDS encoding YjhX family toxin — its product is MSISKAEQRTLHALAQGGHILVRRDGEASGNKARPPISTVECYNRDGHMLVDCRLATFARLKKRGFIASRGGSPYRVTRAGLLAVRAQLDNR
- a CDS encoding YdcH family protein, yielding MSQHTPNELTKIFARDREVLTRLKTQDPHFAQLADEYHEVNREVHRIEAETEAASDERTETLKKQRLALLDEITALVTQARAAV
- a CDS encoding DUF4145 domain-containing protein, giving the protein MAGKPEKAMFIADCPRCGHNKTTFDILAESYSREYDYRVEYECYMRCRSCAKPSNALLRAKNQQVSPPTSNSGIYVNVIFSLKHWVFEIPNSRRVPEHVEPAVARIFQEGANCLAIGAFDASGAMFRKVLDAATREKTPTPEADVSVKPANWKTYKDLRLRLDWLFEHGVLDRSLEDLSSCIHQDGNDAAHDLVGIGMEEAEDLADFAEQVLRIIYTTPGQIAANKRRRDERRGTPHQP